Part of the Streptomyces sp. WMMC500 genome is shown below.
TCAGTTGCGGTTCCACCGCCAAGTGTTCTGATTGCCGACCTTCCGTCACCATTCGCGGGTCTTCCTTACGCAACGAATCGTTCGCACACTCTGATCGCGCCGGTGGTACATCTCAGAGTCACGCGCTCCACCTTTCGGATGAGTTCGCACACCTGTTGTTGCGCTTGAGTTCCTCGTGTGGAGTATTGGAATCGTCCATCCGGTGGACCGCCCGCCCTCTCCAGGGAATGTCAATCGGCATCGGAGGTGTGATCACGACAGTTGGCAAGAAGTGTGCGGCTCTTGCGCTGTGGCCGGCTCATCGCCAAGGTGTGTGCGGACGCCGCCACCACGGCAGGTGGCGCCAACAACAGCCGTCGGTACGTCGCGCATTGCGGGCACCTGCCTGGGCCGGAGCGAGGACATTCGGTTCGTCGCTGAGATGGCCAACGCAGTCATCCCCCGCCGGGGAGGCATGTCCCCGGTCCGTCCACTGAGGCCATCTTCCTTGAGGACATTCGCCCTTTTTCTAGCAGGATCCGAAAACGCATCCTGCACCACCTAACTGGCCCTTATATCGCCCCCGCAAGCAGCTTATGGCGGCAGGAATTCGGGTAAACATTCTTCATGATCGGATAACACCGGAAGGACAGTCCAGTGCTGCATTCGAAGATTGTCATCCTCGCCGATTGCCCGTTCACGATTCCGCTCTTGCCGCATTCGGCCGAGACCGACCACGAGAGCAAGGTCAAGATTCTCCAAGGGAACGGTTATGAGCACTTTGAATTCCGCGGCGAATATGTCGAGGTGAGCGGAATTCTCACGCCGATCTACCAATGGCGCAATCGCACCTTCATCGCGGAATAGCCTGCGCCGCCAAGCGCCCATCACAGACAAGGAATGCCGATGAAGCGATCCAGGAATTCCCAGGACGTTGTCGTCACCGGAATGGGATTCTGCTTGCCAGGCCATCCCGCACCCACCTTTACCGCCGACGATCTCTGGCAGGTCGCGTCACGCGGCGGGACCTTCCTGAGAGCCGCGCCGATGTACTACGGATCCGTGGATCTCACCCCAGAGATGTTCGCCGAACGATTCCCTGATGTCCCCGAGTTCTTCTCCAGGCACTACACGGCGGCCCACCGCTTCGGCTTGATCTCCCTCGCAGAAGCATGCGCGGACGCCGGATTGGAGCTCCGCTCAGCCGCACTCGCCGAGGCGGCCATCCTCGTGGGGCGCGGTGGCATTGATGCCAACATCGACAGCTACATGTCGGTGCTGGGCGCCGATCCGGCGGGCACCAGCCCGCAGGAGGCGATGGAGCTCTTCGTCGCGGCCGAGCAGGCCATGACGCCTTCCGACGTGTCGCTCGTC
Proteins encoded:
- a CDS encoding DUF5988 family protein, with translation MLHSKIVILADCPFTIPLLPHSAETDHESKVKILQGNGYEHFEFRGEYVEVSGILTPIYQWRNRTFIAE